One window of the Equus caballus isolate H_3958 breed thoroughbred chromosome 2, TB-T2T, whole genome shotgun sequence genome contains the following:
- the PAQR7 gene encoding membrane progestin receptor alpha produces the protein MATLVAQKLSHLLPSLRQVHQEPQSSVQPDTVFTVDRAEVPPLFWKPYIYVGYRPLHQTWRFYFRTLFQQHNEAVNVWTHLLAALVLLLRLAIFAGTVDFWGDPHALPLFIIIFTSFTYLSFSALAHLLQAKSEFWHYSFFFLDYVGVAVYQYGSALVHFHYAIEPAWHARVHSIFLPMAAFLAWLSCTGSCYSKYTQKPGLLGRTFQEVPSALAYALDISPVVHRILVSDPATDDPALLYHKCQVLFFLLAAAFFSAFEPERWFPGSCHVFGQGHQVFHVFLVLCTLAQLEAVALDYEARRPIYEPLHTRWPHNFSGLFLLTMGSSFLTAFLLSQLVRRKLDRKTQ, from the coding sequence ATGGCCACGTTGGTGGCCCAGAAGCTCAGCCACCTCCTGCCCAGTTTGCGGCAGGTCCACCAGGAGCCTCAGTCATCTGTGCAGCCAGATACTGTCTTCACGGTGGACCGAGCCGAGGTGCCGCCCCTCTTCTGGAAGCCATACATCTATGTGGGCTACCGGCCGCTGCATCAGACCTGGCGCTTCTACTTCCGCACTCTGTTCCAGCAGCACAACGAGGCCGTGAACGTCTGGACCCACCTGCTGGCGGCCCTGGTGCTGCTGCTGCGGCTGGCCATCTTCGCGGGGACCGTGGACTTCTGGGGAGACCCGCACGCCCTGCCTCTCTTCATCATTATCTTCACCTCCTTCACCTACCTCTCCTTCAGTGCCTTGGCTCACCTCCTGCAGGCCAAGTCTGAGTTCTGGCATTACAGCTTCTTCTTCCTGGACTACGTGGGTGTGGCCGTGTACCAGTATGGCAGTGCCCTGGTGCACTTCCACTACGCCATCGAGCCCGCCTGGCATGCCCGGGTGCACAGCATTTTCCTGCCCATGGCTGCCTTTCTTGCCTGGCTCTCCTGCACTGGCTCCTGCTATAGCAAGTACACCCAAAAGCCCGGCCTGCTGGGCCGCACTTTCCAGGAGGTGCCCTCGGCACTGGCCTACGCCCTGGACATCAGCCCCGTGGTGCACCGCATCCTGGTCTCTGACCCTGCCACAGACGACCCGGCTCTTCTCTACCACAAGTGCCAGGTGCTCTTCTTCCTGCTGGCTGCCGCTTTCTTCTCAGCCTTCGAGCCTGAGCGCTGGTTCCCTGGCAGCTGCCATGTCTTCGGGCAAGGCCACCAGGTCTTCCATGTGTTCTTGGTGCTGTGCACGCTGGCTCAGCTGGAGGCCGTGGCGCTGGACTATGAGGCCCGCCGGCCCATCTATGAGCCTCTGCACACCCGCTGGCCCCACAACTTCTCCGGCCTCTTCCTGCTCACCATGGGCAGCAGTTTCCTCACTGCGTTCCTCCTGAGCCAGCTGGTACGGCGCAAACTTGATCGGAAGACCCAGTGA